A genomic segment from Xyrauchen texanus isolate HMW12.3.18 chromosome 21, RBS_HiC_50CHRs, whole genome shotgun sequence encodes:
- the LOC127661771 gene encoding uncharacterized protein LOC127661771 — translation MSNGDRVVLALGGTGTVGSGIVKALLDRGFKVAVISRDSSKLEKLKGFVSPNTKSNLTTLVGNIGSEEGVEEVKQALLKSVGKITDVVSSLGFSWWQEGPPHTQPLKELNWVIETLLFSTFVSWKAFFPLVREDPNCTYTFITGGAGEKILMPGTGFLTVGSASALAFCQVLLEEYPEVPCKLNQVKINTGVAAPDRMAPGYLNHLDLGEAVAVLVERRNTSHTVFPVSSPADLKTVILEGNL, via the exons ATGTCAAACGGGGACAGGGTGGTTTTGGCACTTGGCGGGACAGGAACTGTGGGCTCCGGAATAGTGAAAGCGCTCCTGGATAGAG gttTCAAGGTTGCCGTGATCTCCAGAGACAGCAGCAAGTTGGAGAAACTCAAGGGGTTTGTTTCACCCAACACAAAAAGTAACCTGACCACTTTAGTGGGCAATATTG GCTCAGAGGAAGGAGTAGAAGAGGTGAAACAGGCTTTGCTTAAGTCTGTGGGGAAGATCACAGATGTGGTGTCCTCTCTGGGGTTCAGCTGGTGGCAGGAAGGTCCACCACACACCCAACCCCTCAAAGAACTGAACTGG GTTATTGAGACTCTGCTGTTTAGCACCTTTGTGTCTTGGAAAGCATTCTTTCCCCTGGTGAGAGAGGATCCTAACTGCACCTACACATTCATCACAG GAGGTGCAGGAGAGAAAATACTAATGCCTGGGACAGGGTTCCTGACCGTAGGGTCAGCTAGTGCTCTGGCTTTCTGTCAGGTTCTGCTTGAAGAGTACCCAGAGGTGCCATGTAAACTCAACCAG GTGAAAATAAATACAGGTGTGGCAGCCCCAGACCGAATGGCTCCTGGGTATCTGAATCATTTGGATTTAGGCGAGGCTGTGGCTGTTCTGGTGGAGCGCCGGAACACGTCTCACACCGTCTTCCCCGTGAGCTCTCCTGCTGACCTAAAAACTGTTATCTTGGAGGGCAATTtgtaa